From Haloarcula sp. CBA1127, a single genomic window includes:
- a CDS encoding glycerophosphodiester phosphodiesterase: MSQHIGRRTFVEGTAATLASSGIAESTAAQEANGGESDTDDATDTEGERMTDDTTLIAHRGFAGVYPENTELAVEAASFGGPGAQTAHRRADMVEVDVVPTADGTLVTFHDNGLAERDGGERGLTDTEGLVFETDTDTVTGATVLGTEETVPTLEIVMDSIPSSVAVNLEFKNPGSEDLSFAESLSDRALSTQRELWQPYTERVLDLVSEYDNDILVSSFYEAALATVRDYDDSVPVACLFWDSIEEGLEVTRRYDCDAMNVPRHMVQGTPFFNDSEYIDSDLSDIDLVDIADDEDRDLNVWTVSTWYQARELVRAGVDGLISDYPTVLSVQD, translated from the coding sequence ATGTCACAGCACATCGGTCGGCGAACGTTCGTCGAAGGAACGGCGGCGACGCTGGCGAGTTCCGGGATTGCAGAGAGCACAGCAGCACAGGAAGCCAATGGCGGCGAGTCGGACACCGATGACGCCACCGACACGGAGGGCGAGAGAATGACCGACGACACGACGCTCATCGCCCACCGCGGGTTCGCCGGCGTCTACCCGGAGAACACAGAACTGGCGGTTGAGGCCGCTTCGTTCGGCGGGCCGGGAGCCCAGACGGCCCACCGGCGCGCCGACATGGTTGAGGTCGATGTCGTGCCGACCGCCGATGGCACGCTCGTCACCTTCCACGACAACGGACTGGCCGAACGCGACGGCGGCGAGCGCGGGCTGACAGACACCGAGGGACTCGTTTTCGAGACCGACACGGATACTGTGACAGGCGCGACTGTCTTGGGGACCGAAGAAACGGTCCCGACGCTTGAGATCGTCATGGACTCGATTCCATCGAGCGTCGCTGTCAATCTGGAGTTCAAGAACCCCGGCAGCGAAGACCTCTCGTTCGCCGAATCGTTGTCGGACCGGGCGCTGTCGACGCAGCGAGAGTTGTGGCAGCCCTACACCGAGCGCGTGCTCGATCTCGTCAGCGAGTACGACAACGATATTCTCGTCTCGTCGTTCTACGAAGCTGCGCTTGCGACTGTCCGTGATTACGACGACTCGGTCCCCGTCGCCTGCCTTTTCTGGGATAGCATCGAGGAGGGACTGGAGGTCACCCGCCGCTACGACTGCGACGCGATGAACGTCCCCCGGCACATGGTTCAGGGAACGCCCTTCTTCAACGACAGCGAGTATATCGACTCCGACCTGAGCGACATCGACCTCGTCGACATCGCCGACGACGAAGACCGAGACCTGAACGTCTGGACAGTCAGCACGTGGTATCAGGCCCGCGAACTGGTCCGGGCCGGCGTCGACGGACTCATTTCCGACTACCCCACTGTGCTCTCGGTTCAAGACTGA